A part of Dryobates pubescens isolate bDryPub1 chromosome 3, bDryPub1.pri, whole genome shotgun sequence genomic DNA contains:
- the FBXO25 gene encoding F-box only protein 25 isoform X2 produces MPFLGQDWRSPGWRWVKTEDGWKRCEPFRPALEDENNQLNDISHTVIIAGDGEDEEIYGTEDCEFAAKKRKKDHFRTNTDSQCFYREKWIYVHKESTKERHGYCTLGEAFNRLDFSSAIQDIRRFNYVVKLLQLIAKSQLTSLSGAAQKNYFNILDKIVQKVMEDQYNPRLIKDLLQDLSSTLCILIRGVGKSVLVGNINIWICRLETILLWQQQLKNLQMNKQVNNGLTLSDLPLHMLNNILYRFSDGWDIITLGQVTPTLYMLSEDRQLWKKLCQYHFAEKQFCRHLILSEKGHIDWKLMYFALQKYYPIKEQYGDTLHFCRHCSILFWKDTGHPCTASDPNTCLMPVSPQHFIDLFKF; encoded by the exons ATGCCATTTTTGGGCCAAGATTGGAGGTCCCCTGGATGGAGATGGGTTAAAACAGAAGATGGATGGAAACGATGTGAACCTTTCAGACCTGCACTTGAGGATGAGAATAATCAACTGAATGATATCAGTCACACTGT CATCATAGCTGGTGACGGTGAGGATGAAGAAATATATGGTACTGAAGATTGTGAGTTTGCagccaagaaaaggaaaaaagatcaTTTTAGGACTAACACAGATTCACAAT GTTTTTATCGTGAAAAGTGGATTTATGTTCATAAAGAAAGCACCAAAGAA AGACACGGCTATTGCACTTTGGGCGAAGCTTTTAACCGCTTAGACTTTTCAAGTGCAATTCAGGACATCAGGAGGTTCAATTACGTGGTCAAA CTTTTGCAGTTAATTGCAAAATCCCAGTTAACCTCACTGAGTGGTGCCGCACAGAAGAACTACTTTAACATCTTGGACAAAATTGTGCAGAAGG TCATGGAAGACCAGTATAATCCACGACTAATCAAAGATCTTCTACAGGATCTGAGTTCTACTCTCTGTATACTTATTAGGGGAGTAGGAAAATCTGTGTTGGTAGGGAACATCAATATTTGGATTTGCCGATTAGAAACTATCCTTCTGTGGCAACAACAGCTAAAAAACCTTCAGATGAACAAG caagtcaacaatGGGCTTACGCTTAGCGATCTCCCTCTCCATATGCTGAATAACATCTTGTACAGGTTCTCTGACGGCTGGGACATTATTACTCTGGGTCAAGTGACCCCAACTTTGTACATGCTCAGTGAGGACAGACAGTTGTGGAAAAAACTCTGCCAGTACCATTTTGCGGAAAAGCAG TTTTGTAGGCATTTGATTCTGTCAGAGAAAGGTCACATTGACTGGAAGCTGATGTACTTTGCACTTCAGAAATACTACCCAATAAAGGAGCAGTACGGGGACACCTTGCATTTCTGTCGACACTGCAGTATTCTGTTTTGGAAG GATACAGGACACCCTTGCACAGCAAGTGATCCAAATACCTGCCTCATGCCAGTGTCTCCTCAGCATTTCATTGATCTCTTCAAATTTTGA
- the FBXO25 gene encoding F-box only protein 25 isoform X1 → MPFLGQDWRSPGWRWVKTEDGWKRCEPFRPALEDENNQLNDISHTVIIAGDGEDEEIYGTEDCEFAAKKRKKDHFRTNTDSQCFYREKWIYVHKESTKERHGYCTLGEAFNRLDFSSAIQDIRRFNYVVKLLQLIAKSQLTSLSGAAQKNYFNILDKIVQKVMEDQYNPRLIKDLLQDLSSTLCILIRGVGKSVLVGNINIWICRLETILLWQQQLKNLQMNKQVNNGLTLSDLPLHMLNNILYRFSDGWDIITLGQVTPTLYMLSEDRQLWKKLCQYHFAEKQFCRHLILSEKGHIDWKLMYFALQKYYPIKEQYGDTLHFCRHCSILFWKDYHLALLLKDTGHPCTASDPNTCLMPVSPQHFIDLFKF, encoded by the exons ATGCCATTTTTGGGCCAAGATTGGAGGTCCCCTGGATGGAGATGGGTTAAAACAGAAGATGGATGGAAACGATGTGAACCTTTCAGACCTGCACTTGAGGATGAGAATAATCAACTGAATGATATCAGTCACACTGT CATCATAGCTGGTGACGGTGAGGATGAAGAAATATATGGTACTGAAGATTGTGAGTTTGCagccaagaaaaggaaaaaagatcaTTTTAGGACTAACACAGATTCACAAT GTTTTTATCGTGAAAAGTGGATTTATGTTCATAAAGAAAGCACCAAAGAA AGACACGGCTATTGCACTTTGGGCGAAGCTTTTAACCGCTTAGACTTTTCAAGTGCAATTCAGGACATCAGGAGGTTCAATTACGTGGTCAAA CTTTTGCAGTTAATTGCAAAATCCCAGTTAACCTCACTGAGTGGTGCCGCACAGAAGAACTACTTTAACATCTTGGACAAAATTGTGCAGAAGG TCATGGAAGACCAGTATAATCCACGACTAATCAAAGATCTTCTACAGGATCTGAGTTCTACTCTCTGTATACTTATTAGGGGAGTAGGAAAATCTGTGTTGGTAGGGAACATCAATATTTGGATTTGCCGATTAGAAACTATCCTTCTGTGGCAACAACAGCTAAAAAACCTTCAGATGAACAAG caagtcaacaatGGGCTTACGCTTAGCGATCTCCCTCTCCATATGCTGAATAACATCTTGTACAGGTTCTCTGACGGCTGGGACATTATTACTCTGGGTCAAGTGACCCCAACTTTGTACATGCTCAGTGAGGACAGACAGTTGTGGAAAAAACTCTGCCAGTACCATTTTGCGGAAAAGCAG TTTTGTAGGCATTTGATTCTGTCAGAGAAAGGTCACATTGACTGGAAGCTGATGTACTTTGCACTTCAGAAATACTACCCAATAAAGGAGCAGTACGGGGACACCTTGCATTTCTGTCGACACTGCAGTATTCTGTTTTGGAAG GACTACCACCTTGCTTTGTTACTCAAG GATACAGGACACCCTTGCACAGCAAGTGATCCAAATACCTGCCTCATGCCAGTGTCTCCTCAGCATTTCATTGATCTCTTCAAATTTTGA
- the FBXO25 gene encoding F-box only protein 25 isoform X4 encodes MKKYMVLKIVSLQPRKGKKIILGLTQIHNRHGYCTLGEAFNRLDFSSAIQDIRRFNYVVKLLQLIAKSQLTSLSGAAQKNYFNILDKIVQKVMEDQYNPRLIKDLLQDLSSTLCILIRGVGKSVLVGNINIWICRLETILLWQQQLKNLQMNKQVNNGLTLSDLPLHMLNNILYRFSDGWDIITLGQVTPTLYMLSEDRQLWKKLCQYHFAEKQFCRHLILSEKGHIDWKLMYFALQKYYPIKEQYGDTLHFCRHCSILFWKDTGHPCTASDPNTCLMPVSPQHFIDLFKF; translated from the exons ATGAAGAAATATATGGTACTGAAGATTGTGAGTTTGCagccaagaaaaggaaaaaagatcaTTTTAGGACTAACACAGATTCACAAT AGACACGGCTATTGCACTTTGGGCGAAGCTTTTAACCGCTTAGACTTTTCAAGTGCAATTCAGGACATCAGGAGGTTCAATTACGTGGTCAAA CTTTTGCAGTTAATTGCAAAATCCCAGTTAACCTCACTGAGTGGTGCCGCACAGAAGAACTACTTTAACATCTTGGACAAAATTGTGCAGAAGG TCATGGAAGACCAGTATAATCCACGACTAATCAAAGATCTTCTACAGGATCTGAGTTCTACTCTCTGTATACTTATTAGGGGAGTAGGAAAATCTGTGTTGGTAGGGAACATCAATATTTGGATTTGCCGATTAGAAACTATCCTTCTGTGGCAACAACAGCTAAAAAACCTTCAGATGAACAAG caagtcaacaatGGGCTTACGCTTAGCGATCTCCCTCTCCATATGCTGAATAACATCTTGTACAGGTTCTCTGACGGCTGGGACATTATTACTCTGGGTCAAGTGACCCCAACTTTGTACATGCTCAGTGAGGACAGACAGTTGTGGAAAAAACTCTGCCAGTACCATTTTGCGGAAAAGCAG TTTTGTAGGCATTTGATTCTGTCAGAGAAAGGTCACATTGACTGGAAGCTGATGTACTTTGCACTTCAGAAATACTACCCAATAAAGGAGCAGTACGGGGACACCTTGCATTTCTGTCGACACTGCAGTATTCTGTTTTGGAAG GATACAGGACACCCTTGCACAGCAAGTGATCCAAATACCTGCCTCATGCCAGTGTCTCCTCAGCATTTCATTGATCTCTTCAAATTTTGA
- the FBXO25 gene encoding F-box only protein 25 isoform X3: MPFLGQDWRSPGWRWVKTEDGWKRCEPFRPALEDENNQLNDISHTVIIAGDGEDEEIYGTEDCEFAAKKRKKDHFRTNTDSQCFYREKWIYVHKESTKERHGYCTLGEAFNRLDFSSAIQDIRRFNYVVKLLQLIAKSQLTSLSGAAQKNYFNILDKIVQKVMEDQYNPRLIKDLLQDLSSTLCILIRGVGKSVLVGNINIWICRLETILLWQQQLKNLQMNKQVNNGLTLSDLPLHMLNNILYRFSDGWDIITLGQVTPTLYMLSEDRQLWKKLCQYHFAEKQKYYPIKEQYGDTLHFCRHCSILFWKDYHLALLLKDTGHPCTASDPNTCLMPVSPQHFIDLFKF; the protein is encoded by the exons ATGCCATTTTTGGGCCAAGATTGGAGGTCCCCTGGATGGAGATGGGTTAAAACAGAAGATGGATGGAAACGATGTGAACCTTTCAGACCTGCACTTGAGGATGAGAATAATCAACTGAATGATATCAGTCACACTGT CATCATAGCTGGTGACGGTGAGGATGAAGAAATATATGGTACTGAAGATTGTGAGTTTGCagccaagaaaaggaaaaaagatcaTTTTAGGACTAACACAGATTCACAAT GTTTTTATCGTGAAAAGTGGATTTATGTTCATAAAGAAAGCACCAAAGAA AGACACGGCTATTGCACTTTGGGCGAAGCTTTTAACCGCTTAGACTTTTCAAGTGCAATTCAGGACATCAGGAGGTTCAATTACGTGGTCAAA CTTTTGCAGTTAATTGCAAAATCCCAGTTAACCTCACTGAGTGGTGCCGCACAGAAGAACTACTTTAACATCTTGGACAAAATTGTGCAGAAGG TCATGGAAGACCAGTATAATCCACGACTAATCAAAGATCTTCTACAGGATCTGAGTTCTACTCTCTGTATACTTATTAGGGGAGTAGGAAAATCTGTGTTGGTAGGGAACATCAATATTTGGATTTGCCGATTAGAAACTATCCTTCTGTGGCAACAACAGCTAAAAAACCTTCAGATGAACAAG caagtcaacaatGGGCTTACGCTTAGCGATCTCCCTCTCCATATGCTGAATAACATCTTGTACAGGTTCTCTGACGGCTGGGACATTATTACTCTGGGTCAAGTGACCCCAACTTTGTACATGCTCAGTGAGGACAGACAGTTGTGGAAAAAACTCTGCCAGTACCATTTTGCGGAAAAGCAG AAATACTACCCAATAAAGGAGCAGTACGGGGACACCTTGCATTTCTGTCGACACTGCAGTATTCTGTTTTGGAAG GACTACCACCTTGCTTTGTTACTCAAG GATACAGGACACCCTTGCACAGCAAGTGATCCAAATACCTGCCTCATGCCAGTGTCTCCTCAGCATTTCATTGATCTCTTCAAATTTTGA